The DNA window GAAGAGGTTGGTATTGCTATTTTTGATAACCCTCAAAATCTCCAGCATCCGACTACCTGGATGGCAAGGGGCTACGGGTTGTTTTCGGTCAATCCGTTCGGCCTGAAAGAGTTTTTCAATGACCCCAAGCTGGATGGCAGTTACACAATTTCATCGGGCGGCAGTCTCACCCTGCGTTATCGCGTCCTGATTCATCACGGTGACGAAAAGCAAGCCGATGTCGCCGGAGCCTGGCGGCGATATGCTGCCGGACGTTAAGCCATCGACGCGCGAATGCCATGAGGAGGTATCGTTCCCGCCTGCATAGCAATCCGGCAGCTCCTCAGGGAGATTTAAAGGAACGGTGAGCATGACGATCTTGAAAAAGGAGAGGTTCTATGGAACGTCACATAAAAGCCATGGCCGACGGAAAATATCAGCAGATTATTGCTCCAGGAACCATGAGATATTTGGATTTCGCGCGTGCGCGGCTGAAAAGTGGAGAGACGCAACCCGGCGCGACGGGTGATCACGAGTACGTGCTGGACATTTTTTCTGGAACGGTGACGATCTCGGTCCTGAGCGGCCAGAGCGGGAAGCAGGTTTATGAAAAGGTGGGTGGTCGCGCCGATGTCTTTTCAGGCCCGCCGGTCATGGTTTACATTCCCGTGAATTCGACATTTGAAATCGCCGCCACTTCAGACGCCGCGGACATCGGCATTTTCTCCGCGCCTTCCGGTAGTGCAACCGCGCCACGGCTGCTGCAGGGTGCAGACGTAACCGTCAACCATCCCGGCCGCGAAAACTGGCAAAGGACAGTCTATTCCGCACTCGACTTGAATACCAAAGCCGAGCGGTTGCTCGCCGGTGAAACTCTGAACCCTTCGGGCAACTGGTCAAGTTATCCTCCACACAAACACGACCGCAAGAACCCTCCCAATGAAGCGGTGCTTGAAGAGGTTTACTTCTTCCGCATCAAGCCATCGCAAGGCTTCGGTTTTATATGGACTTACACGGAGCCGGGCGATCCCGAAGGGTTCTCGACTGTTTTCGTGGTTCGCGACGGCGATACAGTTCTGCTACCCAAAGGGTACCATCCTGTGGTGGCAGCACCGGGATACCAGTTACACTACACCTGGGTGCTGGCCGGCGAAGAACGCCGTTACGGAGCATGGAGCGACCAGCCCGAGCATGCATGGGTCAAACAGCAATAGGCGCCCACGCTGGCGCTCGAAAGGGCGTCCCACATTCTTATGCCGGAAGAATCCGGCCGAATTCCGAAGAGACTCATTGGCCTTTGTGGGTTTGTTTTGACAAGTTCACTTCACGGACGTAGAATGCCTTCCGCCGCGGTACAAAGGGACCAGCTTAAAAGCTCAGAAGATGTCTCTAACTTCTGCCGGTCATACGGCAGAATTAATTCTGAGAGCCTGCTTTCTGGAAAACCCCTGCCGTGACATTACCCTGGCTCCTCCGTTCCGGCAGTGACGAAAACGCGAGCTGCCGGGCGTTCCGTAACGACCGGATGCCTCATGGCCGATTCAACTCAACCGACGATAGAGCAATCTTCCGAAAAGCCGCATCGCGGGCTGCCGCATCTCCGATGGTGGATCTGTGGGTTGCTCTTTTGTGGTTCGACAGTCAACTACATTGACCGCGGCACCATCGCAATTCTGGCCCCTCACCTCCAGCAGCTCTTCCATATCACAGAGGCCGATTACGGCTGGATCATCGCCGCCTTCATGTGGGCGTATGCCATCTTCATGCTGGTCTCTGGTGGCATTGTTGATTGGCTGGGTACCAAGGTCGGTTATGCGATCTCCATGGGATGGTGGGGATTGGCGACCATCGGCCACGCAATGGCCCGCGGCGTTTTCTCCTTCGGCTTTGCGAGATTCATGCTGGGCGCCGGTGAGGCTGGCAATTTTCCAGCTTCCATCAAGGCGGTAGCGGAATGGTTTCCCAAGCGCGAGCGTGCGCTGGCTACCGGCATTTTCAATTCTGGGACTAATATCGGGAATGTCATTGCCTACCCCGTGGTGGGCGTCATCCTATTGCACTGGGGTTGGAAAGCAGCCTTCATCATCACTGGGCTGTTCGCGCTGGTAATTATGGTGGCGTGGCTGGTGGTCTATCAGACACCGAAGCTGCACCGCTGGATGTCTTTGGACGAACTGAAGAAAATCGAACTGCGGGAACCAGAAGAGGAATACGAGCCCGAGTCAAAAATCGAATGGCGCCGATTG is part of the Acidobacteriota bacterium genome and encodes:
- the iolB gene encoding 5-deoxy-glucuronate isomerase, with the protein product MERHIKAMADGKYQQIIAPGTMRYLDFARARLKSGETQPGATGDHEYVLDIFSGTVTISVLSGQSGKQVYEKVGGRADVFSGPPVMVYIPVNSTFEIAATSDAADIGIFSAPSGSATAPRLLQGADVTVNHPGRENWQRTVYSALDLNTKAERLLAGETLNPSGNWSSYPPHKHDRKNPPNEAVLEEVYFFRIKPSQGFGFIWTYTEPGDPEGFSTVFVVRDGDTVLLPKGYHPVVAAPGYQLHYTWVLAGEERRYGAWSDQPEHAWVKQQ
- a CDS encoding MFS transporter, which codes for MADSTQPTIEQSSEKPHRGLPHLRWWICGLLFCGSTVNYIDRGTIAILAPHLQQLFHITEADYGWIIAAFMWAYAIFMLVSGGIVDWLGTKVGYAISMGWWGLATIGHAMARGVFSFGFARFMLGAGEAGNFPASIKAVAEWFPKRERALATGIFNSGTNIGNVIAYPVVGVILLHWGWKAAFIITGLFALVIMVAWLVVYQTPKLHRWMSLDELKKIELREPEEEYEPESKIEWRRLLGYRQAWGFTVAKFLTDPIWWFYVFWLPKYLIQARGFSIEQLEWFGTIPFIAAIIGSVGGGWLSGFLMRCGWSVNASRKTAMAVCAFSMPAGIAAVLTGNIWLALALISVSTSAHQGWSANLFTLASDTFPKRDVASVVGIGGAAGAVGGMIIAPLAGYILQFTHSYVPLFIICGTMHPIALGLVHLIIPKIKPITYRA